The Candidatus Dependentiae bacterium DNA segment AAGCACCCGTACTTGAATCATACAGTAGACTATACACATCTTTATAAACAATACTCAGTTATATACTGAATTATATCAACCGGCAGATTTTGAAAATAATTATTAGGTGATTGGACAGTAGAAGGGTTACACAAAATACGACTTAGAGCTTGCTGTTTTTTAAGAACTTTTATTGTAGTAATATAGTCCTTATATTCATTGAGCAGATTAACAATCTGCTTTTTTAGCTCTATACCCAAACGAGCTGAACAAGCAGTTACATACGGCGTCAAACCATGATTGTTTTTTACAGAAAGACTTACGTTGGCCTTTAATAATGCTTTTACCGCACCTACTTGCCCTATACGTACGGCATAATGTAAAGGAGTATTGCCTTGAATATCTTGTGCATTACCATTAGCACCATAAGAGAGTAAAAGCTCTATACTTTCAGTATTGCCTAAAGCAGCATGCCAATGAAGTGGCTGTTCTCCTACAGTATCCTTAATATCTAGCTGAGCGCCAGCATCAAGTAATAGTTCCACAAATTGTTTGTTGTTAATAAAAGCAGCCCAATGGAGCGCTGTCTCTCCATCTGAATCCTGACTGTTAGGATTAGCCTTATAAAGCAACAGTAGTTTTAGTATTTCTATTCTAGAAGAATCTGAAAAACACTTTATCTGAGACCATGCATTAGAAGTATGATCAGTTAGTGCTTTAGCACCAAAATTAAATAACTCAATAAGCGCTTTAAAGTTATATCCAACAGCAATAGAAAGCAAAGTGTAGTGACTTTTAACACGAGTGTTTTTAATAATAATATTAGGATTAGCACCGCTTTTTAAAGCTTTTTTTACTTTACGTACATTACCTGTTTCAACAGCACGTATAAGTTTTTTATCTTTTAAGCTATGAGCATATGTTTCAGCAGACATTAAGCAGCACACGAAAGCTATCATATAATAATATAATTTCATACGAGGGTTCTACTTTTGCAGTTATAGCAGATCTTACTAATCAAAGCTGTTTAGTTACCATTATAATTACTATTTACCTATACATGCAAGAAACAACTAAATACTCGTATGAGAACTACTTTTATACCGCATGCATAGCAATTATTTTAACAATATCTTGTGGTAGCATCTGTATTGGTGCTTCTAAACTATCTTTCTTTGATCTATACCAGAAGTTTGAAATTAATTTTTTAACAGTCAAAAACATGGTTAAACGAGCACCTTTTTCAGGGGATAAAATTTTCACTAGAGCATTCTGTTTTTTTTCTCTGTTTGTTTTAATATAAGCAAGAGTAGACTCTTCAAGCAATATAGCTATCGCTTGCTTGTTTTTTATTACCGCAGCTGTATCATACCGCTTTAACAGTCTTGCGATATCAAGTGGAGTCTGACCATTATTATTCTTACTGCAAGGACAGGCTCCTGACTGTAACAATAACTGCGTAATAAGTAAGCTCTGAGGCATAAAAGAAGCAGCAGCCCGATGAAGGGGCGTTACACCATCAGCACCGCAGACATTAGGATCAGCACCCAAAGAAAGCACTTCTTGTACGGTAGTTATATCACCAAATTCAACTGCTTTTGCAAGAAGAGTTAAACCCATTTCTCCACAAGTGTTAACACAAGCTCCCAACTTTACAATAAGAAGTAGCTTCTTACTGCACGACAAATGTGTGCTAAGTCCACACGCTAATTGGTTATTTAAATCTTTTGGTAAAGCACTGGCACTAAATACCATACCAAGTATAACGGGCGCTAAATATATTTTATAGTTAACCACAACACTCCTTTTTATTTAATATATTTATATATTACTAATTATATTTTAAAGTATAGCACTAATTGAATTTATATCAATCGTATTTATTGTTGCGATTTTTAGTCTTGCTAAGCTAATAAGCTCTTGTTTAAACTAAAACTACTGCTTTATCTATCTAAATTTTACTTAAGGACTGTATGAAACTATTTTTTGCTTTGATTAGTGCTTCTCTTTTTTTTATAGCAATTACTACAAGTCAGACATCTAAAAAGTGGTATAATTGGGGTGACAATCAAACATGTCAACCACGAGAAATTTTTGCACCAGCCACTAAGCAAGAGCTTATAGATATTGTCCAAAGAGCACGTGCTAATAACTGGCACATCCATGCCTATGGTTCATCCCATTCATGGAGCGATATTGTATGCACCGATTATCTTATAAATACTGATAAGCTTGATAAAATACTAGAAATTAATAAAGACAAACAAACAGTAAAGGTCGAGGGTGGTATAAAACTCTATAATCTTAATGAACAACTAGCACAGCAAAACTTAACACTTGCTAATTTTGGTGAAATAGCTGCTCAAAGTGCTGCAGGAGCTACAGCAACTGCTACTCATGGTTCAGGGAAAACAGGTACTTTGGCAAGTTTTATACAGGAGCTTGAACTTATAACTGCTGACGGCATACTCCATACTTTATCAGTAGATACACACCGCGAACACTTTGCTGCAGCACGTACTAGTTTAGGAGCTTTAGGAATAATCTACTCGTTAACCTTTGCTTGCCAGCCACTTGTTAGGCTCAAACAAGAGCGTATAGTAACAGACTTTGCAACAGCAAGGGCTGAATATAAACAACTGCGTGATAATAACGATTACTCTATGTTTTTATGGAATCCCTACACCGACAAAGTATTAGTATTTAAAACAAATAAAACACTAGAAGATATCTCTCATAGTTCTTTCTGGCAAAAGATAAAAAACAAACTATTTTCTAGTAAATTAGTGCGTCAGCTACTGGTTACATTAGTTGATTTAGCACCTTCACTAACACCTCGGGTTATCGATAGTATATACACTCAGCTAGAAAGCAAAGGACAAGTTGATTATGGCTATAAAATACTTGTACAAGCACAAAAATCTAATGATCAAGTTCTTTATCAAGAAGAAGAAATAGCAATTGCTTTTGATAAGCTTACAGAAGTAGCGCCTGCTATCAAGCAACTACTATTAAAATATACTCAAAAAGGTTTTTACACTACAATTTGGGGCGTACTCTTTAGATTTGTAAACGCTGATACAAATAATTATCTGAGCCCTGCAGCAGATCGTGATACAGTCTACGTAAGTATAACGTCTTCTCAACTTAATCTTGATTTTTATAAAGAGTATCAAGACCTTATGCTCAAGCATGGCGGCCGTCCACATTGGGGGAAAATAAATTTTACAGATCATGCTCAAGCACAAAAGCTGTATGGCGATAATCTTACACGCTTTATAAAAGTGCGTGAACAACTGGATCCAAAGGGCATCTTTAGCAATACTTTTACCAAACGTGTCTTTGGTTCTTAAGCTAGTAATGTGATTAATTGTTGCTTTTATTAATCACATTTAGCAATACTAACATAAAAGGGGAGAAGGTAGAATATGAGTAATATAACCAAAATAATACATGGCAATGCAACGACCTATTCATTTCAGCTCATAATGCTGTGTATTACTTCGCTTCTTTTAGGCATTACTATTTACCATTCAACAAAAAACTTTAACTCTCTTGATCAAATGCCTGAACTATTTCCTATAACTCCTGCTCATCTAGAGGAGTTTCAAGGAACTCCCACTACAGTTGAAGTAGGCCTTTACATAAAGGATTTTCCTGAATTCAATGTACTTAAAAATGAGTTTGTTTTTTCTGGTATCATCTGGTTTCAGTTTGATCCAAGTAAAACATCACTAGATACACTAGGTAAATTTTCTATTGAAAAAGGTGAAATAGTTTCTCTGTCGGCACCTACTACAAGGCTTATAGAGGGGAAAGTATTTGCCCGCTATGATATTCGAGTACGGTTTAAAGCAGCTATGAACTTTAGCCTATTTCCTCTTGAAGATCACACTATTTATATAATTTTAGACAACCATTTTGTAACCCCGGGTGAAATTCGGTACGAATCTTCGGTATCTAGTTTTATTTTATCCCCCAATATGATTGTTTCTGATTGGATTCCTTATGACCGATCAGTTTATACAGGGCACTCTGAATCACACTTAGAGGAAGGTTCAAAGGACAAAAATGTCTATTACCCTCGTGTTGTATTTGGTATAGATTATAAACGCTCAGGTACGCGACAACTATTTACTATACTTCTTCCTTTAATACTTATATTTTTTATTACTGTATTTTCACTTTCTATGGATCCAGAGGCCTACTCTAAATCAATTATTGCACTGTCCACTGGTAGTGTAACAGCATTGCTGGCCTATCGCTTTGTTATTGAAAACTTATCTCCCCATGTTGGTTACTTTATGTTATCTGATTTATTATTTTTCTTATTTTTAGGAGCAGTTTTTATAATCTTTTTTGTAAATGCTCTTACTTTGACACTTGGAGGCCGCTCAAAGGCCTGGATTACTGTATTAGTACATACTTTAGTAGTAAGCACATCTTTGTATCTTATTGACTTTTGGCTACGATAAAAAGGGAAAACATGTATATCTTTAGGTTGTTTGCTGTTCTTAGTATGCTCACTCTTTCAAGCACGATAGTTATCGCTTTCGATACGCTTCATCAAGCATATAGTTATAGTCAATTAATTGAAGAACAACCACAACCCGATATAAAAAATGCTGTTAACCTACTCTATACAGGTCTACACAGAAAACAAGAACTTTCCCGTATTAATATTTTTTTAAGCCATTTTGGCCTTTACAAACCAGCAAAACTTTGGTCAATTGGAAATTTTAAAAATATTCTTATATCTACGGTTAAGCAACGTGAACAAGAAGGCTACAACGGAAAATTTGTAGTAAAAATAACTGCTTTGCCAGAAACAAAATGTATTGTATTCGGCCCGGTATCAACTCAATTTCATTCGCTCGTGCGCGATTTACTCGAGCTTAAACGACAACAAATTATAAATGAAAATCTACAGATTATACAACCAAATTGTTATGTAATATTTAATGGTAATACTATTAATGGTGGGCCTTATAGCATAGAAACGCTTACATTAATTCTTACTCTTATAACAAAAAATCCGCAGACAGTTATCTATATTAAGGGGCAACAAGAAGACAACTCTTATTGGAAAAATTATCAACTTAAACGAGAACTCCAGATTAAAGCAACTAGGCTCTCAGATGAACAGATACCACTTGGTCGCTTTATTAACCGTTTTTTTAATACACTACCAGCAGCTGTCTATATAAGCACGCTCAATCCCGAAGAGGGGCTCATTGAAATA contains these protein-coding regions:
- a CDS encoding ankyrin repeat domain-containing protein; translation: MKLYYYMIAFVCCLMSAETYAHSLKDKKLIRAVETGNVRKVKKALKSGANPNIIIKNTRVKSHYTLLSIAVGYNFKALIELFNFGAKALTDHTSNAWSQIKCFSDSSRIEILKLLLLYKANPNSQDSDGETALHWAAFINNKQFVELLLDAGAQLDIKDTVGEQPLHWHAALGNTESIELLLSYGANGNAQDIQGNTPLHYAVRIGQVGAVKALLKANVSLSVKNNHGLTPYVTACSARLGIELKKQIVNLLNEYKDYITTIKVLKKQQALSRILCNPSTVQSPNNYFQNLPVDIIQYITEYCL
- a CDS encoding ankyrin repeat domain-containing protein, with protein sequence MVNYKIYLAPVILGMVFSASALPKDLNNQLACGLSTHLSCSKKLLLIVKLGACVNTCGEMGLTLLAKAVEFGDITTVQEVLSLGADPNVCGADGVTPLHRAAASFMPQSLLITQLLLQSGACPCSKNNNGQTPLDIARLLKRYDTAAVIKNKQAIAILLEESTLAYIKTNREKKQNALVKILSPEKGARLTMFLTVKKLISNFWYRSKKDSLEAPIQMLPQDIVKIIAMHAV
- a CDS encoding FAD-binding protein — encoded protein: MKLFFALISASLFFIAITTSQTSKKWYNWGDNQTCQPREIFAPATKQELIDIVQRARANNWHIHAYGSSHSWSDIVCTDYLINTDKLDKILEINKDKQTVKVEGGIKLYNLNEQLAQQNLTLANFGEIAAQSAAGATATATHGSGKTGTLASFIQELELITADGILHTLSVDTHREHFAAARTSLGALGIIYSLTFACQPLVRLKQERIVTDFATARAEYKQLRDNNDYSMFLWNPYTDKVLVFKTNKTLEDISHSSFWQKIKNKLFSSKLVRQLLVTLVDLAPSLTPRVIDSIYTQLESKGQVDYGYKILVQAQKSNDQVLYQEEEIAIAFDKLTEVAPAIKQLLLKYTQKGFYTTIWGVLFRFVNADTNNYLSPAADRDTVYVSITSSQLNLDFYKEYQDLMLKHGGRPHWGKINFTDHAQAQKLYGDNLTRFIKVREQLDPKGIFSNTFTKRVFGS